The stretch of DNA TGATGGAGGCTCTCCTCAGAGGTCAGGTACTGTAGTGATACACGTCACTGTGCTGGATGCTAATGATAATGTACCAGTGTTTAGTCAGACCCTTTATAAAGCCAGTCTGCCTGAAAACTCTCCTCTGGATACACTGGTGATCACAGTGAGTGCAACTGATGCAGACGAGGGAGTGAACAGTGAAGTAATTTATGGATTTGACCATGTATCAGGTGAAAACCAAGTTTTCTTACTGAACCCTAAAACCGGAGACGTGACAGTGGCTGAAGCTATTGATTATGAAAGAGAGTCGTCATATGAAATGCAGATCAGCGCCAAAGATGGCCTGGGATTGGCATCATATGCAACATTAATTATTGAAATAACTGATATAAATGACAACGCCCCAGTAATATATATGAAATCTCTGACTACCCTCATACCTGAGAACGTGTCACCTGGTTCAGAGGTGGGCATCATTAACGTGCAGGACAGAGACtctgagagaaacagacaggtgCGCTGCTCCATTCagcaaaatgtcccttttaagTTAGTTCCTTCaattaaaaactattattctCTGGTGACCACAGGACAACTGGACCGTGAACTAGTGTCAGATTACAACATTACAATCAGTGCCACTGACGAGGGctctccacctctgtcctcctctaaAACTGTTCACTTATCTGTAGCTGACATCAACGACAACCCACCTGTGTTTGAGGAACAGTCCTACAGCGCATATGTGAGTGAAAATAACAAACCTGGCTCCACTTTATGTTCCGTTACTGCTCGAGACCCCGACTGGAGACAGAACGGTACAGTGATTTATTCTCTGTTACCCGGTGAGGTGAACGGTGCCCCGGTGTCCTCCTATCTGTCAGTTAACGGAGACACGGGGGTGATCCACGCTGTGAGGTCGTTTGACTATGAACAGTTCAGGAGCTTTAAAGTCCACGTGGTGGCCAGAGACAACGGTTCTCCTCCGCTCAGCAGCAACGTGACCGTCAGCGTCTTCATATCGGACGTGAACGACAACTCTCCTCAGATCCTGTACCCCGCCCCGGAGGGCAACTCCTTCATGACCGAGCTGGTCCCCAAAGCTGCACACGGAGGCTCTCTGGTGTCCAAAGTGATAGCGGTGGACGCGGACTCCGGACAGAACGCCTGGCTGTCCTATCACATAGTCAAGTCCACTGATCCGGGACTTTTCACCATCGGTGTCCACAGCGGAGAGATCAGGACACAGCGGGACATTTCTGAATCTGACAGCATGAAACAGAACCTTATTGTGGCGGTGAAAGATAACggacagccctctctctctgccacctgtTCCATGTACTTACTTATTTCTGATAACTTGGCTGAGGTGCCAGAGCTGAAGGACATTTCTTATGATGAGAAGAATTCAAAACTGACCTCTTACCTGATCATCGCGCTGGTGTCTGTGTCCACCTTCTTCctgaccttcatcatcatcatcctgggtGTGAGGTTCTGTCGCAGGAGAAAGCCCAGACTGTTGTTTGACGGAGCGGTCGCCATCCCCAGCGCTTATCTCCCTCCTAATTACGCAGATGTTGACGGAACAGGAACTTTACGCAGCACTTACAACTATGACGCCTACCTGACAACAGGATCTAGAACCAGTGACTTTAAGTTTGTGACGTCATACAATGACAACACGCTGCCTGCTGACCAGACTCTGAGGAAAAGTCCTTCTGACTTTGCTGATGTGTTTGGAGATTGTGATGCTTCTCCTGAGGTAGGAACAGGTGCCATATATCGtttgacttaattttttttccattgtacTATAACATTCATTGCGGGGACTTTAGTTcaattttttctgaaatgctCACACTGACCATGATCAACAGCAGCATTTTAGTTCCCTTCTAAGTTGAGATCTGTTGATATTTCTCAGGAGTTCTAACGCAGTAATGTTTAAGAGAcaggtgactgtctgtgtcCCCTGTTCCCCATAACCGAGTTATGTTTTCATATAGTTGTTCTTTCATCGTTGTGTGTCACTTTTTCTGCTGTTTAGCTGCAACTTGCACTTAGTGTCTCTGTCCTTGGTCCTGATCTGCATTATATTTGTGAAAAGGTTTTTGGCAGGGCCACTAACAATGTCCTCTAGTTTTCACCTCTCAAACGTGTTGGATTACTCTTTAGTTTTCCGATATGTTTTCTTGACCAGCTGTATGCCATTTTACAttaatgatttgtgtttttttaatacagttaTAATTTTCTCTGGATTTAAAAATAcggaaaaatattgaaataggTTAACGTTGGTTATTGTCAATTAGAAACATTCATGGCTCCAAATGCATCACGTACGAACATATTGACTACAATTAACGTGATCTGGGAAATATTAAATCTCTATTTGTTCTAATTCTCCAACTAGATTTttaggtaaaaaataaataaaataaatatatatatttgctctACCAGTCCAACATGAAACATGTGTTGccactctgctctgtttgtgttgtttgtataTAACATGTGTCTTTGgtcacaatgtgtttttaaattcaaaaagttATCTTGACGATTTTGGGGGCAGAGTTTGTgagtgcgtgtgcttgtgtgtgaataTGCGCTCTCGCTATATTTTTCCTTCATCAGCTCAGGTTCAGTGGTCAACCAATAGTTACTATATGgtgactcttttcttttttccatcgCTATGTCATGCAAAGCTCTAGGTGGTTAACTTCGGTAGCAAACCCTGTAGTATACAGACCCTTACACGTCAGAGAACAAATATCtcacaaacaagac from Scophthalmus maximus strain ysfricsl-2021 chromosome 9, ASM2237912v1, whole genome shotgun sequence encodes:
- the LOC118319082 gene encoding protocadherin gamma-A11-like isoform X41, whose amino-acid sequence is MEYCRFSLLHGLAFIFLALLPVNGDVSYSIPEEMKRGSVIGNIAKDLGLDLGRLSARKARVDTEDNGVKYCSVNLNTGDLIVQERIDRESLCARKASCVLKQELVLENPLELHRISIRVQDINDNSPQFKEDLLKFEIRESADKGARFQLDEAHDGDIGENAVQGYSLQQNDHFKLNVKSKGSGRKYGELVLDKELDREDKHEVMLLVTAFDGGSPQRSGTVVIHVTVLDANDNVPVFSQTLYKASLPENSPLDTLVITVSATDADEGVNSEVIYGFDHVSGENQVFLLNPKTGDVTVAEAIDYERESSYEMQISAKDGLGLASYATLIIEITDINDNAPVIYMKSLTTLIPENVSPGSEVGIINVQDRDSERNRQVRCSIQQNVPFKLVPSIKNYYSLVTTGQLDRELVSDYNITISATDEGSPPLSSSKTVHLSVADINDNPPVFEEQSYSAYVSENNKPGSTLCSVTARDPDWRQNGTVIYSLLPGEVNGAPVSSYLSVNGDTGVIHAVRSFDYEQFRSFKVHVVARDNGSPPLSSNVTVSVFISDVNDNSPQILYPAPEGNSFMTELVPKAAHGGSLVSKVIAVDADSGQNAWLSYHIVKSTDPGLFTIGVHSGEIRTQRDISESDSMKQNLIVAVKDNGQPSLSATCSMYLLISDNLAEVPELKDISYDEKNSKLTSYLIIALVSVSTFFLTFIIIILGVRFCRRRKPRLLFDGAVAIPSAYLPPNYADVDGTGTLRSTYNYDAYLTTGSRTSDFKFVTSYNDNTLPADQTLRKSPSDFADVFGDCDASPEQKPPNNDWRFTQGPRPGPSGATGGPEVAMGTGPWPQPPTEAEQLQALMAAANEVSEATATLGPGTMGLSTRYSPQFTLQHVPDYRQNVYIPGSTATLTSNPQQQQATAQQAAQQALPPPQMSAQPEPPKAAQTPASKKKSTKKEKK
- the LOC118319082 gene encoding protocadherin gamma-A11-like isoform X27; protein product: MEYCRFSLLHGLAFIFLALLPVNGDVSYSIPEEMKRGSVIGNIAKDLGLDLGRLSARKARVDTEDNGVKYCSVNLNTGDLIVQERIDRESLCARKASCVLKQELVLENPLELHRISIRVQDINDNSPQFKEDLLKFEIRESADKGARFQLDEAHDGDIGENAVQGYSLQQNDHFKLNVKSKGSGRKYGELVLDKELDREDKHEVMLLVTAFDGGSPQRSGTVVIHVTVLDANDNVPVFSQTLYKASLPENSPLDTLVITVSATDADEGVNSEVIYGFDHVSGENQVFLLNPKTGDVTVAEAIDYERESSYEMQISAKDGLGLASYATLIIEITDINDNAPVIYMKSLTTLIPENVSPGSEVGIINVQDRDSERNRQVRCSIQQNVPFKLVPSIKNYYSLVTTGQLDRELVSDYNITISATDEGSPPLSSSKTVHLSVADINDNPPVFEEQSYSAYVSENNKPGSTLCSVTARDPDWRQNGTVIYSLLPGEVNGAPVSSYLSVNGDTGVIHAVRSFDYEQFRSFKVHVVARDNGSPPLSSNVTVSVFISDVNDNSPQILYPAPEGNSFMTELVPKAAHGGSLVSKVIAVDADSGQNAWLSYHIVKSTDPGLFTIGVHSGEIRTQRDISESDSMKQNLIVAVKDNGQPSLSATCSMYLLISDNLAEVPELKDISYDEKNSKLTSYLIIALVSVSTFFLTFIIIILGVRFCRRRKPRLLFDGAVAIPSAYLPPNYADVDGTGTLRSTYNYDAYLTTGSRTSDFKFVTSYNDNTLPADQTLRKSPSDFADVFGDCDASPEQKPPNNDWRFTQGPRPGPSGPHMPYGTHIRWTPQSGKRATGGPEVAMGTGPWPQPPTEAEQLQALMAAANEVSEATATLGPGTMGLSTRYSPQFTLQHVPDYRQNVYIPGSTATLTSNPQQQQATAQQAAQQALPPPQMSAQPEPPKAAQTPASKKKSTKKEKK